The Myotis daubentonii chromosome 9, mMyoDau2.1, whole genome shotgun sequence genome has a segment encoding these proteins:
- the CFAP68 gene encoding cilia- and flagella-associated protein 68 isoform X5, whose product MAAGHCLYCSECLQREFLSCFFTNPHYGSLINADGHAEVWTDWNNMSKFSQYGWRCTTNENAYSNRTLMGNWNQERYDLRNIMQPKPLPSQDLSESLTGSQDINLSWIHLDTNAQKSQLICLATQNLKLSTTLCVYVIIVTAHFRV is encoded by the exons ATGGCTGCTGGCCATTGTCTCTACTGCTCGGAATGTCTCCAG AGAGAGTTCCTCTCCTGTTTCTTTACAAACCCGCACTATGGCAGCCTCATTAATGCAGACGGCCATGCTGAAGTGTGGACAGATTGGAATAATATGTCCAAGTTTTCCCAGTATGGATGGAGATGCACCACTAATGAGAATGCCTATTCAAATCGTACCCTGATGGGCAACTGGAACCAGGAAAGATATGATCTAAGGAATATAATGCAGCCCAAACCCTTGCCTTCCCAG gATTTAAGCGAGAGCCTCACTGGTTCCCAGGACATCAACCTGAGCTGGATCCACCTCGATACAAATGCACAGAAAAGTCAACTTATATGCTTAGCTACCCAAAACCTCAAATTGAGCAccactctgtgtgtgtatgtaatcaTAGTAACTGCCCATTTCAGAGTCTGA
- the FDXACB1 gene encoding ferredoxin-fold anticodon-binding domain-containing protein 1 isoform X2, which produces MAPRRLLLVGEGNFSFAAAVSETLDPSTSLTATCLQRPADFAGDPAARENLRRLRERGTEIRFGVDCTQLADAFEPHDRAFDRICFNFPHCGRKAGVARNRELLAKFFQSCADVLAEEGEVHVALCRGQGGTPADNPTREWHNSWQVVAMAALGGFILSEVHPFSCEAVPGYRCTGYRGFLETSSCHPIKTINEKLISELGKAFPLKRLKCPFPLLPPEETSVLTSWNCDILSTVFWIHLLEDNSNSESLTGGTTEDMEDFLVSLSELSFPKSPGRDGKEESHEGLYAQAKIWLRPSLLVHVQTVIQAPDFLPGSLYILSGPVFQKCHILPFTMPAFHETLLILGFNKNPKDDCLQSLRNHLKGILDSLLTQTLLEGSKQSNSVEFVFQPNGKDYMINVKSHNFGPGCAKDLSIGSVTTSIPSIIHEEQCFVFVSMNLDLLAMLVWGISDWRMLWTFDKRFLKNFVPEKIEPFKSYSLYPPIYVHDISFWLDEKKGFDELEFHTVARAVSQDTVISIQFLSRFQHPKTKQVSLCYRLTYQTCDKALTQQQVASMQSQFRKEIQRLHLTPR; this is translated from the exons ATGGCCCCTCGGCGCCTCCTCTTGGTTGGGGAGGGGAATTTCTCCTTCGCCGCCGCCGTGAGCGAGACCCTGGACCCGAGCACTAGTCTAACGGCCACCTGCCTCCAGCGCCCCGCCGACTTCGCGGGGGACCCGGCGGCCCGGGAGAACCTGCGGCGCCTGCGCGAGCGAG GTACAGAGATACGTTTTGGTGTGGACTGCACCCAGCTGGCAGATGCCTTCGAACCGCACGACAGGGCGTTCGACCgaatttgttttaactttccgCACTGTGGACGCAAAGCTGGAGTAGCTAGGAACAGGGAACTGCTTGCCAAGTTTTTCCAGag CTGTGCAGATGTTcttgcagaggaaggagaagtccACGTGGCATTGTGTAGAGGACAAGGTGGGACTCCTGCTGATAATCCCACAAGAGAATGGCACAACAGTTGGCAAGTGGTTGCCATGGCAGCTCTAGGAGGATTTATTTTAAGTGAGGTGCATCCCTTCAGCTGTGAGGCTGTGCCAGGGTACAGGTGCACTGGATATAG AGGTTTCCTAGAAACATCTTCCTGTCATCCTATCAAAACCATAAATGAGAAACTGATTTCTGAACTGGGGAAAGCTTTCCCTCTAAAAAGGCTGAAGTGTCCCTTCCCTTTGCTGCCACCTGAAGAAACCAGTGTTCTCACTTCCTGGAACTGTGACATTCTATCAACTGTCTTTTGGATTCATCTCCTTGAGGATAACTCAAATTCTGAGTCCCTGACTGGTGGGACAACAGAAGACATGGAGGACTTTCTAGTGTCACTTTCCGAACTTAGCTTTCCCAAGAGCCCTGGAAGAGATGGTAAGGAAGAATCTCATGAAGGACTCTATGCCCAAGCCAAGATCTGGCTTAGGCCGTCGCTCCTAGTTCATGTTCAGACTGTCATCCAAGCACCAGACTTCCTCCCAGGTTCTTTGTACATCCTCAGTGGACCTGTCTTTCAGAAGTGTCACATCTTACCTTTCACAATGCCAGCATTTCACGAGACTTTACTTATCCTTGGGTTTAATAAAAATCCGAAGGATGACTGTCTTCAGTCACTACGGAACCACCTGAAGGGCATTCTAGATAGCCTTCTGACTCAGACATTGCTGGAGGGTTCTAAACAGAGCAATTCAGTAGAATTTGTCTTTCAACCAAATGGGAAAGATTATATGATTAATGTGAAGTCTCATAATTTTGGCCCAGGTTGTGCCAAGGATCTGAGTATTGGGTCTGTTACCACATCTATTCCAAGCATTATACATGAAGAACAgtgttttgtgtttgtgtctatgaACTTGGACCTATTAGCCATGCTTGTCTGGGGTATCTCTGACTGGAGGATGTTGTGGACCTTTGATAAACGTTTTCTGAAGAATTTTGTCCCTGAGAAAATAGAACCCTTTAAAAGTTATTCCCTATATCCTCCAATCTATGTGCATGATATTAGTTTTTGGTTAGATGAGAAAAAAGGATTTGATGAACTAGAGTTTCACACTGTGGCCCGAGCAGTGTCCCAAGACACTGTCATATCCATACAATTCCTTAGTCGTTTTCAGCACCCCAAGACTAAGCAGGTCAGTCTCTGCTATAGACTGACCTACCAGACCTGTGACAAGGCCCTTACCCAGCAGCAGGTAGCATCAATGCAGTCCCAGTTTAGGAAAGAGATTCAACGACTACATCTGACACCTCGGTAG
- the CFAP68 gene encoding cilia- and flagella-associated protein 68 isoform X1 yields MDQKSKVFCHSPIESTNNVNSSGSNYFSSGKREFLSCFFTNPHYGSLINADGHAEVWTDWNNMSKFSQYGWRCTTNENAYSNRTLMGNWNQERYDLRNIMQPKPLPSQFGHYFETTYDTSYNNKMPLSNHRFKREPHWFPGHQPELDPPRYKCTEKSTYMLSYPKPQIEHHSVCVCNHSNCPFQSLRF; encoded by the exons ATGGACCAGAAGAGTAAGGTTTTCTGTCACTCTCCTATAGAATCTACAAACAACGTAAACTCCTCAGGATCAAATTACTTTTCTTCAGGGAAG AGAGAGTTCCTCTCCTGTTTCTTTACAAACCCGCACTATGGCAGCCTCATTAATGCAGACGGCCATGCTGAAGTGTGGACAGATTGGAATAATATGTCCAAGTTTTCCCAGTATGGATGGAGATGCACCACTAATGAGAATGCCTATTCAAATCGTACCCTGATGGGCAACTGGAACCAGGAAAGATATGATCTAAGGAATATAATGCAGCCCAAACCCTTGCCTTCCCAG tttggaCACTACTTTGAAACAACATATGATACAAGCTACAATAACAAAATGCCACTTTCAAACCATA gATTTAAGCGAGAGCCTCACTGGTTCCCAGGACATCAACCTGAGCTGGATCCACCTCGATACAAATGCACAGAAAAGTCAACTTATATGCTTAGCTACCCAAAACCTCAAATTGAGCAccactctgtgtgtgtatgtaatcaTAGTAACTGCCCATTTCAGAGTCTGAGGTTCTAA
- the CFAP68 gene encoding cilia- and flagella-associated protein 68 isoform X4, with the protein MSPESTNNVNSSGSNYFSSGKREFLSCFFTNPHYGSLINADGHAEVWTDWNNMSKFSQYGWRCTTNENAYSNRTLMGNWNQERYDLRNIMQPKPLPSQDLSESLTGSQDINLSWIHLDTNAQKSQLICLATQNLKLSTTLCVYVIIVTAHFRV; encoded by the exons ATGTCTCCAG AATCTACAAACAACGTAAACTCCTCAGGATCAAATTACTTTTCTTCAGGGAAG AGAGAGTTCCTCTCCTGTTTCTTTACAAACCCGCACTATGGCAGCCTCATTAATGCAGACGGCCATGCTGAAGTGTGGACAGATTGGAATAATATGTCCAAGTTTTCCCAGTATGGATGGAGATGCACCACTAATGAGAATGCCTATTCAAATCGTACCCTGATGGGCAACTGGAACCAGGAAAGATATGATCTAAGGAATATAATGCAGCCCAAACCCTTGCCTTCCCAG gATTTAAGCGAGAGCCTCACTGGTTCCCAGGACATCAACCTGAGCTGGATCCACCTCGATACAAATGCACAGAAAAGTCAACTTATATGCTTAGCTACCCAAAACCTCAAATTGAGCAccactctgtgtgtgtatgtaatcaTAGTAACTGCCCATTTCAGAGTCTGA
- the CFAP68 gene encoding cilia- and flagella-associated protein 68 isoform X3, giving the protein MAAGHCLYCSECLQREFLSCFFTNPHYGSLINADGHAEVWTDWNNMSKFSQYGWRCTTNENAYSNRTLMGNWNQERYDLRNIMQPKPLPSQFGHYFETTYDTSYNNKMPLSNHRFKREPHWFPGHQPELDPPRYKCTEKSTYMLSYPKPQIEHHSVCVCNHSNCPFQSLRF; this is encoded by the exons ATGGCTGCTGGCCATTGTCTCTACTGCTCGGAATGTCTCCAG AGAGAGTTCCTCTCCTGTTTCTTTACAAACCCGCACTATGGCAGCCTCATTAATGCAGACGGCCATGCTGAAGTGTGGACAGATTGGAATAATATGTCCAAGTTTTCCCAGTATGGATGGAGATGCACCACTAATGAGAATGCCTATTCAAATCGTACCCTGATGGGCAACTGGAACCAGGAAAGATATGATCTAAGGAATATAATGCAGCCCAAACCCTTGCCTTCCCAG tttggaCACTACTTTGAAACAACATATGATACAAGCTACAATAACAAAATGCCACTTTCAAACCATA gATTTAAGCGAGAGCCTCACTGGTTCCCAGGACATCAACCTGAGCTGGATCCACCTCGATACAAATGCACAGAAAAGTCAACTTATATGCTTAGCTACCCAAAACCTCAAATTGAGCAccactctgtgtgtgtatgtaatcaTAGTAACTGCCCATTTCAGAGTCTGAGGTTCTAA
- the FDXACB1 gene encoding ferredoxin-fold anticodon-binding domain-containing protein 1 isoform X1, with protein sequence MAPRRLLLVGEGNFSFAAAVSETLDPSTSLTATCLQRPADFAGDPAARENLRRLRERGTEIRFGVDCTQLADAFEPHDRAFDRICFNFPHCGRKAGVARNRELLAKFFQSCADVLAEEGEVHVALCRGQGGTPADNPTREWHNSWQVVAMAALGGFILSEVHPFSCEAVPGYRCTGYRSQDKSFHVEGALNHIFTRSLPFKGSQPRIFRVKLGDQWFSFPEPEALVGKLNRGFLETSSCHPIKTINEKLISELGKAFPLKRLKCPFPLLPPEETSVLTSWNCDILSTVFWIHLLEDNSNSESLTGGTTEDMEDFLVSLSELSFPKSPGRDGKEESHEGLYAQAKIWLRPSLLVHVQTVIQAPDFLPGSLYILSGPVFQKCHILPFTMPAFHETLLILGFNKNPKDDCLQSLRNHLKGILDSLLTQTLLEGSKQSNSVEFVFQPNGKDYMINVKSHNFGPGCAKDLSIGSVTTSIPSIIHEEQCFVFVSMNLDLLAMLVWGISDWRMLWTFDKRFLKNFVPEKIEPFKSYSLYPPIYVHDISFWLDEKKGFDELEFHTVARAVSQDTVISIQFLSRFQHPKTKQVSLCYRLTYQTCDKALTQQQVASMQSQFRKEIQRLHLTPR encoded by the exons ATGGCCCCTCGGCGCCTCCTCTTGGTTGGGGAGGGGAATTTCTCCTTCGCCGCCGCCGTGAGCGAGACCCTGGACCCGAGCACTAGTCTAACGGCCACCTGCCTCCAGCGCCCCGCCGACTTCGCGGGGGACCCGGCGGCCCGGGAGAACCTGCGGCGCCTGCGCGAGCGAG GTACAGAGATACGTTTTGGTGTGGACTGCACCCAGCTGGCAGATGCCTTCGAACCGCACGACAGGGCGTTCGACCgaatttgttttaactttccgCACTGTGGACGCAAAGCTGGAGTAGCTAGGAACAGGGAACTGCTTGCCAAGTTTTTCCAGag CTGTGCAGATGTTcttgcagaggaaggagaagtccACGTGGCATTGTGTAGAGGACAAGGTGGGACTCCTGCTGATAATCCCACAAGAGAATGGCACAACAGTTGGCAAGTGGTTGCCATGGCAGCTCTAGGAGGATTTATTTTAAGTGAGGTGCATCCCTTCAGCTGTGAGGCTGTGCCAGGGTACAGGTGCACTGGATATAG GAGTCAAGATAAGTCATTTCATGTAGAAGGTGCTTTGAACCATATCTTCACCCGGAGCTTACCCTTTAAAGGTTCGCAACCGAGAATCTTCAGGGTCAAATTGGGTGACCAGTGGTTTTCTTTTCCAGAACCAGAAGCACTTGTAGGAAAGTTGAACAG AGGTTTCCTAGAAACATCTTCCTGTCATCCTATCAAAACCATAAATGAGAAACTGATTTCTGAACTGGGGAAAGCTTTCCCTCTAAAAAGGCTGAAGTGTCCCTTCCCTTTGCTGCCACCTGAAGAAACCAGTGTTCTCACTTCCTGGAACTGTGACATTCTATCAACTGTCTTTTGGATTCATCTCCTTGAGGATAACTCAAATTCTGAGTCCCTGACTGGTGGGACAACAGAAGACATGGAGGACTTTCTAGTGTCACTTTCCGAACTTAGCTTTCCCAAGAGCCCTGGAAGAGATGGTAAGGAAGAATCTCATGAAGGACTCTATGCCCAAGCCAAGATCTGGCTTAGGCCGTCGCTCCTAGTTCATGTTCAGACTGTCATCCAAGCACCAGACTTCCTCCCAGGTTCTTTGTACATCCTCAGTGGACCTGTCTTTCAGAAGTGTCACATCTTACCTTTCACAATGCCAGCATTTCACGAGACTTTACTTATCCTTGGGTTTAATAAAAATCCGAAGGATGACTGTCTTCAGTCACTACGGAACCACCTGAAGGGCATTCTAGATAGCCTTCTGACTCAGACATTGCTGGAGGGTTCTAAACAGAGCAATTCAGTAGAATTTGTCTTTCAACCAAATGGGAAAGATTATATGATTAATGTGAAGTCTCATAATTTTGGCCCAGGTTGTGCCAAGGATCTGAGTATTGGGTCTGTTACCACATCTATTCCAAGCATTATACATGAAGAACAgtgttttgtgtttgtgtctatgaACTTGGACCTATTAGCCATGCTTGTCTGGGGTATCTCTGACTGGAGGATGTTGTGGACCTTTGATAAACGTTTTCTGAAGAATTTTGTCCCTGAGAAAATAGAACCCTTTAAAAGTTATTCCCTATATCCTCCAATCTATGTGCATGATATTAGTTTTTGGTTAGATGAGAAAAAAGGATTTGATGAACTAGAGTTTCACACTGTGGCCCGAGCAGTGTCCCAAGACACTGTCATATCCATACAATTCCTTAGTCGTTTTCAGCACCCCAAGACTAAGCAGGTCAGTCTCTGCTATAGACTGACCTACCAGACCTGTGACAAGGCCCTTACCCAGCAGCAGGTAGCATCAATGCAGTCCCAGTTTAGGAAAGAGATTCAACGACTACATCTGACACCTCGGTAG
- the CFAP68 gene encoding cilia- and flagella-associated protein 68 isoform X2, whose amino-acid sequence MSPESTNNVNSSGSNYFSSGKREFLSCFFTNPHYGSLINADGHAEVWTDWNNMSKFSQYGWRCTTNENAYSNRTLMGNWNQERYDLRNIMQPKPLPSQFGHYFETTYDTSYNNKMPLSNHRFKREPHWFPGHQPELDPPRYKCTEKSTYMLSYPKPQIEHHSVCVCNHSNCPFQSLRF is encoded by the exons ATGTCTCCAG AATCTACAAACAACGTAAACTCCTCAGGATCAAATTACTTTTCTTCAGGGAAG AGAGAGTTCCTCTCCTGTTTCTTTACAAACCCGCACTATGGCAGCCTCATTAATGCAGACGGCCATGCTGAAGTGTGGACAGATTGGAATAATATGTCCAAGTTTTCCCAGTATGGATGGAGATGCACCACTAATGAGAATGCCTATTCAAATCGTACCCTGATGGGCAACTGGAACCAGGAAAGATATGATCTAAGGAATATAATGCAGCCCAAACCCTTGCCTTCCCAG tttggaCACTACTTTGAAACAACATATGATACAAGCTACAATAACAAAATGCCACTTTCAAACCATA gATTTAAGCGAGAGCCTCACTGGTTCCCAGGACATCAACCTGAGCTGGATCCACCTCGATACAAATGCACAGAAAAGTCAACTTATATGCTTAGCTACCCAAAACCTCAAATTGAGCAccactctgtgtgtgtatgtaatcaTAGTAACTGCCCATTTCAGAGTCTGAGGTTCTAA